The following coding sequences lie in one Arachis ipaensis cultivar K30076 chromosome B03, Araip1.1, whole genome shotgun sequence genomic window:
- the LOC107632104 gene encoding sodium/hydrogen exchanger 8: MAAVTASVIAYKLLEEPQPFSLADVAAAAVAADVSSPSPSSSSSGNFAETGNPSDAVVFFGISMVLGIACRHLLRGTRVPYTVALLIIGIALGSIEYGTHHRLGKIGDGIRIWAEIDPELLLAVFLPALLFESSFSMEVHQIKRCIAQMILLAGPGVVISTFCLGAVLKLTFPYNWSWKTSLLLGGLLSATDPVAVVALLKELGASKKLSTIIEGESLMNDGTAIVVYTLFYRMVLGSTYNWVDVIKFLVQVSFGAVGIGVAFGIASVLWLGFIFNDTVIEISLTLAVSYIAYFTAQEGADLSGVLTVMSLGMFYSAFARTAFKGESQQSLHIFWEMVAYIANTLIFILSGVVIAEGVLGDDNVFHHGTSWTHLLLLYVYVQVSRCIVVGALFPLLRYFGYGLDWKEASILIWSGLRGAVALSLSLSVKRSSGRSLELTPETGTLFVFFTGGIVFLTLIVNGSTTQFVLHYLDMDKLTAAKKRILDFTKYEMLNKALEAFGELGDDEELGPADWATVKRYISCLNNIEGERVHPHGPSESDTNLDAMNLKDIRVRLLNGVQAAYWEMLDEGRISQTTANILMLSVEEAIDLASHEPLCDWKGLKTNVHFPNYYKFLQSSMLPPKLVTYFTVERLESACNICAAFLRAHRVARQQLHDFIGESDVASAVINESIAEGEEARKFLEDVRVTYPQVLGVVKTRQATYVVLNHLIEYVQDLEKAGILEEKEMLHLHDAVQTDLKKLLRNPPLVKLPKITSMHPMLGALPSPVRESLISGTREMMKLRGLTLYKEGSRSNGIWLISNGVVKWESKVIRNKHSFNPTFSHGITLGLYEVLTGRQYICDVLTDSVVFCVFIEADKIVSCLGSDPSVEDFLWQESAIFLSKVLLPQIFEKMSMQELRAIIAERSQMTIYIRGETIEIPNHSVAFLLEGYVKTQARQELVTAPAVLLSSQGNLSFHSLSSSGIRESSFSHQGSSYLVEARARVIIFDIAAFESDSPPARRSNSLLSHSMEHPHRTLRSREHSGLMSWPENFYKQKPHRHNSEGNGRQITNLSARAMQLSIYGSMVELRIPGRSRSSTSNQTKPALSLSYPSIVPQQGRPLLSVKSESAVTANKGREVSDLAQQNAPNQPLQNTESRVQHHGDYSSDDDSVVEEDLLVRIDSPSTLSFPHS; this comes from the exons ATGGCGGCAGTCACAGCATCGGTGATTGCTTACAAGCTCTTGGAAGAACCACAACCTTTTTCCCTTGCtgatgttgctgctgctgctgttgctgCTGATGTTTCTTCTccgtctccttcttcttcttcttctggtaATTTTGCAGAGACTGGGAATCCATCTGATGCGGTCGTCTTCTTTGGTATCAGTATGGTACTTGGGATTGCATGCAGGCACCTCCTCCGCGGCACCAGAGTCCCTTACACTGTTGCCTTGCTCATCATTGGCATTGCCCTTGGTTCCATAG AGTATGGTACTCATCATCGGCTGGGAAAGATTGGAGATGGAATTCGTATTT GGGCAGAGATTGATCCAGAACTTCTGTTGGCCGTTTTTCTTCCTGCTCTCCTTTTTGAGAGCTCATTCTCAATGGAAGTTCACCAAATCAAG AGGTGTATTGCTCAAATGATCTTACTAGCTGGTCCTGGAGTTGTGATTTCAACCTTTTGTCTTGGAGCTGTTTTGAAG CTAACTTTTCCTTATAATTGGAGTTGGAAAACATCACTATTGCTTGGGGGACTTCTGAGCGCAACTGATCCTGTTGCAGTTGTAGctttgttgaaggagctcggtGCCAGTAAAAAACTAAGCACAATAATTGAAGGCGAATCCTTGATGAATGATGG GACGGCTATTGTGGTTTATACTTTATTCTATCGGATGGTTCTTGGTAGCACCTACAATTGGGTTGATGTTATCAAATTTCTAGTGCAAGTCTCATTTGGAGC TGTAGGAATTGGTGTTGCTTTTGGGATAGCATCTGTTTTATGGCTTGGGTTTATTTTTAATGATACAGTGATAGAGATTTCCCTTACACTTGCCGTTAGCTACATTGCTTACTTCACT GCTCAAGAGGGTGCTGATCTATCTGGTGTTTTGACTGTCATGTCGTTGGGAAT GTTCTATTCTGCATTTGCAAGGACAGCTTTTAAGGGTGAAAGTCAACAAAGTTTACATATCTTTTG GGAAATGGTTGCATATATTGCTAATACATTAATTTTCATCTTGAG TGGAGTTGTTATAGCTGAAGGAGTACTTGGTGATGACAATGTCTTCCATCATG GAACATCATGGACCCACCTCTTGCTTCTCTATGTTTATGTTCAAGTGTCGAGATGCATCGTAGTTGGTGCATTATTTCCCTTGCTAAGGTATTTTGGATATGGCTTGGATTGGAAAGAAGCTAGTATTCTAATCTGGTCAGGATTGCGAGGGGCAGTTGCCTTGTCACTTTCATTATCAGTCAAG CGTTCGAGTGGTCGATCACTTGAATTGACTCCAGAGACAGGAACACTG TTTGTTTTCTTCACTGGTGGTATTGTGTTTTTAACACTTATAGTGAATGGTTCGACAACACAGTTCGTTTTACACTACCTTGACATGGACAAGTTAACAGCTGCAAAG AAACGTATCCTTGATTTCACAAAGTATGAAATGTTGAACAAAGCACTAGAAGCTTTTGGTGAACTTGGAGATGATGAGGAACTAGGGCCTGCTGATTGGGCCACAGTGAAGAGATATATCTCCTGCCTAAATAACATTGAAGGTGAACGTGTTCATCCTCACGGCCCATCTGAAAGTGATACTAATCTGGATGCTATGAATTTGAAAGACATACGAGTACGCCTTCTCAATG gtGTCCAAGCTGCTTACTGGGAGATGCTTGATGAAGGACGAATTTCTCAAACGACAGCTAATATTCTAATGTTATCTGTGGAGGAGGCAATAGATTTGGCTTCACATGAGCCTCTATGTGACTGGAAAGGCTTAAAAACTAATGTTCACTTTCCAAATTACTACAAGTTTCTTCAGTCTAGTATGCTTCCACCAAAATTAGTTACATACTTCACTGTGGAAAGGTTGGAATCTGCTTGTAATATTTGTGCTGCGTTTCTTCGTGCACACAGAGTTGCTCGACAACAATTACATGACTTCATAG GTGAAAGTGATGTTGCTTCTGCTGTTATCAATGAAAGCATTGCAGAAGGCGAAGAAGCACGGAAGTTCCTGGAGGATGTTCGTGTAACATATCCTCAG GTCTTAGGAGTTGTGAAAACAAGGCAAGCCACATATGTAGTGCTAAATCACTTAATTGAATATGTTCAAGACCTTGAGAAGGCTGGGATTTTGGAGGAGAAAGAGATGTTGCATCTGCATGATGCTGTCCAG ACTGATTTAAAGAAATTACTCAGAAATCCTCCTTTGGTGAAGCTTCCTAAAATAACTAGTATGCATCCTATGTTGGGTGCTCTGCCTTCTCCGGTTCGTGAATCACTTATAAGTGGTACCAGGGAAATGATGAAATTGCGTGGCTTGACACTATACAAGGAAGGATCAAGATCAAATGGAATTTGGTTAATTTCTAATGGAGTGGTAAAG TGGGAAAGCAAGGTGATAAGAAACAAGCACTCTTTCAATCCAACTTTCTCACACGGGATCACATTGGGTCTTTATGAAGTGCTGACAGGAAGGCAGTATATCTGTGATGTCCTCACAGATTCCGTGGTGTTCTGTGTCTTCATCGAAGCCGACAAGATAGTTTCATGCCTTGGATCAGACCCTTCCGTGGAAGACTTCCTGTGGCAG GAAAGTGCTATTTTCCTTTCGAAAGTATTGCTTCCCCAGATATTTGAGAAAATGTCTATGCAAGAACTAAGAGCCATTATTGCTGAAAGATCACAAATGACAATATACATAAGAGGAGAGACAATAGAAATACCGAATCATTCGGTCGCATTCTTGCTAGAAGGATATGTCAAAACTCAAGCTCGTCAAGAACTGGTAACAGCACCAGCAGTCCTGCTCTCTTCACAAGGGAATCTAAGCTTCCACAGTTTGTCAAGTTCAG GTATCAGGGAAAGTAGTTTTTCTCATCAAGGATCGTCTTATCTAGTTGAAGCTAGAGCAAGGGTAATCATATTTGACATTGCAGCATTTGAGTCTGATTCTCCTCCTGCTAGAAGATCAAATTCGTTATTATCACATTCCATGGAACATCCCCATAGAACCTTACGTAGCAGAGAACACAGCGGTCTTATGAGCTGGCCTGAAAACTTCTACAAGCAGAAGCCCCATCGGCACAATTCCGAAGGGAACGGCCGACAAATAACTAATTTGTCTGCAAGAGCAATGCAGTTGAGCATCTACGGGAGCATG GTGGAATTACGGATCCCTGGCCGGAGCCGAAGTTCGACGAGCAATCAGACTAAACCGGCTCTTAGTTTGTCATACCCAAGCATTGTGCCACAACAGGGGCGTCCACTTTTGTCAGTAAAATCAGAAAGTGCTGTCACTGCAAACAAGGGCCGTGAAGTGAGTGACTTAGCACAACAAAATGCTCCAAACCAACCTCTACAAAACACTGAAAGTAGAGTGCAGCATCATGGAGATTACTCAAGTGATGATGATTCAGTTGTTGAAGAAGATCTTCTTGTCAGGATTGATTCTCCAAGCACCCTATCTTTTCCCCATTCTTGA
- the LOC107632103 gene encoding transmembrane 9 superfamily member 3, with protein MGRAQFSTLLFSLAILASLLATHVRSDASNHRYNEGDPVPLYANKVGPFHNPSETYRYFDLPFCSTGHEKEKTEALGEVLNGDRLVSAPYVLDFNKDKDSVSVCKKKLTKKDVARFREAVKKDYYFQMYYDDLPIWGFIGTIDKEGKNDPSEYKYFLYKHIQFDVLYNKDRVIEISARMDPHSVVDLTEDKEVETEFLYSAKWKPTDIPFERRMEKYSQSSSLPHHLEIHWFSIINSCVTVLLLTGFLATILMRVLKNDFMKYAQDEEAADDQEETGWKYIHGDVFRFPKNKSLFAAALGSGTQLFALTIFIFTLALVGVFYPYNRGALFTALVVIYALTSGIAGYTATSFYIQLEGTNWVRNLLLTGCLFCGPLFLMFCFLNTVAIVYSATAALPFGTILVIVLIWTLVTSPLLVLGGIAGKNSKAEFQAPVRTTKYPREIPPLPWYRSTIPQMAMAGFLPFSAIYIELYYIFASVWGHRIYTIYSILFIVFIILLIVTAFITVALTYFQLAAEDHEWWWRSFLCGGSTGLFIYGYCLYYYYARSDMSGFMQTSFFFGYMACICYGFFLMLGSVGFRASLLFVRHIYRSIKCE; from the exons ATGGGAAGGGCCCAGTTCTCGACGCTGCTCTTTTCTCTCGCGATTCTAGCCTCTCTCCTCGCAACTCATGTCAGATCCGATGCTTCAAACCACCGTTACAACGAAGGTGACCCTGTTCCTCTCTACGCCAACAAAGTCGGTCCCTTTCACAACCCTAG TGAAACTTACCGGTATTTTGACCTGCCATTCTGTTCAACAG GTCATGAGAAAGAAAAGACTGAAGCACTTGGTGAGGTGTTGAATGGAGACCGCCTTGTGAGTGCTCCTTATGTTCTTGACTTCAATAAGGATAAGGACTCGGTCTCTGTCTGCAAGAAGAAGCTCACAAAGAAGGATGTTGCTCGGTTCCGAGAAGCAGTTAAAAAGGATTATTACTTCCAAATGTACTATGATGACTTGCCAATCTGGGGATTTATTGGAACAATTGACAAAGAAGGGAAAAATGACCCCAGCGAGTATAAGTATTTCCTTTACAAGCACATTCAGTTCGACGTTCTATACAACAAAGATCGTGTGATTGAAATCAGTGCCCGCATGGATCCTCATTCTGTTGTGGACCTTACTGAGGACAAGGAAGTTGAAACTGAGTTTCTTTATTCTGCAAAATGGAAGCCAACAGATATTCCTTTTGAGAGGAGAATGGAAAAATATTCTCAGTCTTCTTCTTTGCCACATCACTTAGAGATTCATTGGTTCTCAATCATAAACTCCTGTGTAACAGTTCTTCTTCTGACTGGTTTTCTGGCCACCATTCTCATGCGTGTCTTAAAGAATGATTTTATGAA ATATGCACAAGATGAGGAAGCTGCTGATGATCAAGAGGAGACAGGGTGGAAATATATTCATGGTGATGTTTTCCGGTTTCCAAAGAATAAATCATTGTTTGCAGCTGCCTTAGGTTCTGGTACTCAATTGTTTGCTCT TACCATTTTCATTTTCACTCTTGCACTGGTTGGTGTATTTTATCCCTATAACCGAGGAGCTTTATTTACTGCACTGGTGGTCATATATGCTCTCACATCTGGCATTGCTGGCTACACTGCTACTTCCTTCTATATTCAACTTGAAGGGACTAATTGG GTTAGAAACTTACTGCTGACAGGATGCCTCTTTTGTGGCCCTCTGTTCCTGATGTTCTGTTTCCTTAACACAGTTGCAATTGTTTATAGCGCAACTGCTGCTCTGCCATTTGGCACAATTTTGGTGATTGTCCTAATATGGACATTGGTAACTTCACCATTACTTGTCTTGGGCGGTATTGCAGGGAAAAATAGCAAAGCCGAGTTCCAAGCACCTGTCCGCACTACAAAATATCCCCGAGAGATTCCTCCTCTGCCTTGGTACAGGAGTACCATCCCCCAGATGGCAATGGCTGGATTTCTACCATTCAGTGCCATCTACATCGAGCTGTACTACATTTTCGCTAGTGTTTGGGGCCACAGGATCTATACTATTTACAGCATACTTTTCATTGTCTTCATTATTCTCTTGATTGTCACTGCTTTCATCACTGTGGCTTTGACATACTTTCAACTTGCTGCTGAAGATCATGAATGGTGGTGGAG GTCTTTTCTGTGTGGTGGATCAACTGGTTTGTTCATCTACGGCTACTGCTTGTACTACTACTATGCACGATCAGATATGTCTGGTTTCATGCAAACTTCGTTCTTCTTCGGCTACATGGCCTGCATCTGCTATGGCTTCTTCCTCATGCTTGGCAGCGTAGGTTTTCGTGCCTCGCTGCTCTTTGTCCGCCATATATACA